CTCAGTACGGTCCTTCTCGTCACCGGCGCGCTCGTCTTCGGCGAGGCGCTCCACCAGTCAATCGTCACCGGCGAGGTGTCACTGTTCTCCCAGTCGATTCTGCTCGCGTTGGCGCTCGGAACGGCGCTGATCGCGCTCGGCTACCGCGTTCGGGTTCCCGCCGAAGTGCTGCGAAACAGGAGGTCGAAGGACGGCGGTTCCGATGCGACAGACGCCGCCGCCCTCGCCGACGCATCCGTCGATGGAGCGCCCGCCGACGGAGCGCCTGCCGACGCCGATTATGACCCGCGGATGAGTCCGCTCGGCAACACGCCGTCAGACGCCCGCAACCGGTCGTTCGCCGAGAACGCCCAGGCCGAGGCGCGCCGGGTCGACGAGGAGAACGCCGGTGAGCAGCGGTCCGGCGGCAGAGGCGAGACGAGCGCCGACGGCGGTGACGACGACCGAAACTGACGGGTTCAGACGGCAGTGGTGACAAGCGAAACCGGCAGATTCCGACGGCCGCAGCTCTCGTGGTGTCGGCCATGTGAACTCATAGCGCGGGATATATATGACACCACTACAATCAACGGATAGCCACCATGTCGCTCAAACATCGGGTCCCGCCGAAGATGCAGCAACCGCTGGGATTCGCGTCGCTGGGGCTGACGCTCGTCGGGGCGGTCGTCGGCTACGTGTTCACGATACTCGGCATCACGCTGTACTTCGGACTCAACAACCTCGGTGACGCCATCACGACGGTCGACTCGTTCATCGTCATCGCAACTGGTCTCGTCTGCCTCGTCGCCGGCTACGCCGGCTGGCGTGGCTTCATGACGTTCGCCTACTGAACCCTCCCGACCATGCCTGTCGATATCCGCGATCACCCCGACGCGCCGGACCTTGAAACGCTGGGCGATCTGACGCTCGAACCGGTACCCGACGACGAGATTCGTCGTCGCCTCGACGAGGAAGACGAACTGCTGGAGGACCAACTCCGCGAGCGCGACGACGTCGACGCGTACGTCGAACTGAACCGTCGCGCCGAGGGCGGCGAGTACGGCGACATCGGAACGGCGCTCTACCGCCTCGTCCAACTGTTCGGAACGCCGCAGGTGCCCGGCTACGAGGCCGGCGGCGACTTGCGCGACCGGACCGACGAGACGTTCAAATACCTCTTCCGCGTCGGCGCCGACTCCGAGGAACTGCCCGAGTCGTGGCTCGTCACCGTCCACGACTGGCACGTCGACCTCGGCGTCGGTCTCGCCGCATGGAAGTCGGACGGAACAGACCCCGCCGAGATGGGAGCCGGCGTCGGTCTCGTCTCGTTGGCGCTCGTGACGAACGTCGTCACCGAACCCGTCGAGTGCGAATACAAAGACATCTGGTTCTGATGCCGACCGACCACGCGTGAGGCTTGACCGACTCGAAGACCGCGCATATCGGTGGTACACCAATGGCGTCAACCGAATCCTTCTCATCTTCGGCCTCGCGGTGGCGCTGGCGCTCGTCAGTCTCGTGAGCTTCTTCGTCACCGACGACGGCGTCTCGCGGTTCGAGATCTCGCTCGTCCTCTTGTCGACGGGGCTGCTCGTCTACGGCAGCATCGAGAGCGGCTTCGAGTGACCTCGCCGGTGAGTCGCGTCGCTTCCGCCGCTCACCGCTTGTAGTGCATCGCCGCGAAGGCGATACAGATGGCGACGACGAGTAAGCCGCCGAAGACTGGGACGATGGCCGCCTCGCCGTAGTAGCCCGCGTAGAATCCGCCGTACGCGAGGGCGACGAACGTCGGAACCGACAGCAGGAAAAACAGCGACGAGAGGTAGCTCGCCAGCGTCGGGTCCTCGTTGTGACCCGCGTACGTCCCGCGTTCGCGCGTCGAGCGCTCGCGAGTCGGGATATCCTTCGACATGGTCGCCTCTTCCGGCCGGTCGGTCAAATGTTCGTCGCTCCGGCGTTCGCCGCCGCGGTCGACGGCTAGGACTGAGACAGGTCACGACCGAAAGGTCCCGTCGACGACGACGGCGGCGAGGTAGCCGACGAACAGTTGCGGAATCAGGCTGGCGAACACCAGATTCGCGATCTCCTCGCGGAGGATCGACCGGATCAGCAGGTCGCGAACCGTCGGTTCATACGGGAGTATCCACAGCGGGGCCAGCGCCGCGACGAGGTAACACGCCGTCCCGACGACGAGCGCAACGAGGAAGGCGCGAACGCTCTCGCCGAGGTCGCGGCTCAACACCTGCACGTACGCGCCGCCGAGAAACCCGACGGCGAACGGCAGCCACGACGGCACCGCCGAAACCATCTGCGCACGGTTGGTGACGTACGCCGCCAGCGCGACGAGGACTCCGGTGGCGACGCCGATGCCGACGAAGCGCACGATATCGGCGGACATCGGGACGCGCGTCGAGTGCCGCGTCGTCTGCGCCGTCTGTGTCGTCCGCGTCGTCCGCGTCGTTCCCGCCACGTCGCCGTCGTCGGAGTCGGAGCCGTCGGGGCCGGACGTGGCGTTCGAGGTGCCGTTACCCATCGTCGGACACTCCGAGCGTGATGCGAACGTCTTCGATGTGTCCGACGAGTTCGCCGCCGACGCGGACGCGACCCTCTTCGACGGCCGCTCTCGCCGCTTCGGTCTCGCCGTCGACGAGTTCGACGGCAACCGTGAACTTCGTTGTCTCGCCCGGCGCAAGCGCGACGTCGTCGAGTGACCGCGTCCCGTAGTGGGTGAGCTCCTCGCCGTCGACGCGGCCGACCAGGTGGGCGCCCGACAGCGTCAGCGTCTTGCTCGTCGGATTGCGCGCTCGGACGGTGATTTCGAGCGACTCGCCGTCGTCGGAGACGGCGAGCGTCGTCGCCGAGGCCTCGATGGAGTCGCTTCGCGCGATCGCTAGCTGCGTCTGAAACGCCGCACCGAACAGCCCCGCCGTCAGCGCAAACAGCGCGACGAAGACGACGACGGCCGGGGAGCGCAGGATGGTGCGGAGGCGGGACCGCAGGGCGGCCACGTCAAGTCACTCCGCGTGCGGCGACGCGGGCGTCCGCTCGGCGTCGCTGCCTCCCTCGTAGAGGTGACAGGCGACCTGTTGCTCGTCGAGCGGCCGCGGGAGCGGAACCTCGCGCTCGCAGACGGTGGTGAGCGCCTCCAACTCCGCGAGCGCACCCTCGCGATCGCCGCCGAGATACGCCCGCGTCGCTGCCCGGAGCGACGACTCCGTCTCTCGCGGGAGGTTGATCTCCGCCACGTCGACGCCGATACCGGTGGAACGCACCTCGGAGGGGTGACGGTACTCTTCGGGAACGTCGAGGGCGAGTCCCTGACTGAGCATCCGTTCGACGGCGTCGTCGTCGGCGTCGAACTCCTCGTGCTCGAAGTCGTCCCTGCGCAGGCGTATCTTGTATTGGAAGGCACGCCGGAAGGCGTCCTGACTCCCCTGCCAGTCGTCCGGCGGGATGATGTGCGCACAGCGCGGGTGGTACCGACAGCCCGACGGCGGATTGCGCGGACTCGGCACCTCACCGGTAGCGTTGGCACGGCGTCGCTCCTCGGCGATCTCCACGTCGGGAACGGCGTCGAACAGCGCCTCTGTGTATGGGTGTTTCGGGTCCTCGATGAGGTCGTCGGTCGGCCCGTGTTCGATGACGTTTCCGAGGTACATGATGGCCGTCCGGTCGCACATGTAGCGGATGAGCGAGAGGTCGTGGCTGATGAACACGTACGTCAGGTCGTACTTGTCCTGCAGTTCCTTCATTAGGTTCAACACGCCGGCGCGGATGGAGACGTCGAGCATCGACACCGGTTCGTCGGCGACGACGAAGTCGGGGTCGACAACGAGTGCTCGCGCGATGGCGACGCGCTGGCGCTCGCCGCCGGAGAGTTCGTCCGGGAACGCGTCGAGATACACTTCGGCTGGACCGAGACCCACGTCGTTGAGCACCGTCTTGACGCGCTCGCGTCGGTCGTCGTAGGAGTCGGCCATCCCGTTTATCTGCAACGGCTCCGCGATGGCGTCGAACACTGTCATCCGGGGGTTGAGACTCTCGAAGGGGTCCTGAAAGATCATCTGGACGCGCTGTCGGAACTCACGCTCCTCCTCGCGCGTCATGTTCGAGATGTCGGTGCCGTCGAAATGAATCTCGCCCTCGGTCGGTTCGTAGAGCTTGACGAGCAGTTTTCCGAGCGTCGTCTTCCCGCAACCGGACTCGCCGGCGATGCCGAGGATGTCGCCCTTCTCGATGGAGAGATTCACACCCTCGACGGCGCGGACCGGTTGCGGTTCGCGGCCGAGAATCGTGTCGACGATTCCCCGGCTCATGTCGAACCACTTGTGGACGTTCTCGATTTCGACTAGCGACTCTGCGTTGCGGTCTCTTTCCATGTTTCCTCCTTTATCGCCTTCGTTCGTATCTCGTCCAGTTCGTCGCTCCGGTAGCAGGCGGAGCCGTGGCGGCGATCGTCCATCGCCTCCTGCAGCCGTCCGGTCTCCTCGACGGCCGCGACGTCGTACATCGGCGGGTGGCTCCGCTCGCAGTCGTCGACGGCGAACGGACATCGCTTGCGGAACCGACAGCCGGGGTCGGGGTCGCGCAGGTGCGGCGGCGATCCGGGGATGGAGACGAGCTGCTGCTGTTTCTGCGTGATGGTCGGAAAGGAGTTCTTCAGCCCGAGCGTGTAGGGGTTCGCCGTCTCTCTGAAGATGTCGTCGCGCGTGCCGCGCTCCATGATCTTCCCGCCGTACATGACGGCCATCCGGTCGCAGATCTCGGCCATGACGCTGATGTCGTGGCTGATGACGAGGATGGAGACGCCGAACTCCTCCTGAATCATCTCCAGTTCCTCCAGGATTCGGTCCTGGATGATGACGTCGAGCGCCGTCGTCGGCTCGTCGGCGATGAGCAGACTCGGGTTGCACGCCATCGCCATGGCGATGACCGCGCGCTGTTTCATCCCGCCGGAGAACTCGTGGGCGTAGTCGTCGGCACGCTCGGGGTCGATGCCGACGCGTTCGAGCAGGTCGCGGGCGCGCTCGTCGGCCTCAGCTTTGGTCGTTCGCGGTTCGTGGCGAAGGATGGCCTCGACGATCTGGTCGCCCACCTTGTAGACGGGGTTGAGCGCGTTCATCGCGCTCTGGGGGATGAGCGCCACCTCGCGCCAGCGGATGTCCCGAATCTGGGAGTCGTTCAACTGCGCGAGGTCGGTCATCCCGTCGGCGCGGACCGGGTAGCGCTCGTCGTCGATTATCTCGCGTCTCGGATTTCCGTTCCCGTCTTCCCACTGCGGGAGCGTTCCGTCGAACCACACTTCGCCGCTTTCGATGTAGCCGTTCGAGTCCAGGAGGTGGAGGAGGCTCTTCGCAAGCGTCGTCTTCCCACACCCGGACTCGCCGACGAGTCCGTACGTTTCGCCCGCGTCGACGGTGAAGCTCGCACCGTCGACGGCGTGGACGTCGGCGTCTTCGACTGCGTATCGTATCGAGAGGTCGTTTACTTCCAGTAGCGTCATTGATTATCTCTGCGGGTTGGTCACGTCCTCCATCGAGAAGCCGATGAAGTAGAACGCCGTTGCGAGCAGCATGATGGCCAGTCCGGGCGGAATCAGCCACCACCACGCGGTGAAGATGTACCCCTGCGACTTGATGCTCTCAAGCATAATACCCCACGAGAGCGATGCGAAGTCCGCCAGTCCGAGATACGCCAGCGCCGCTTGCGTCAGGATGGCCGCCGCGGCGTCCTGTGCGAGGTAGACGAACGACAGCGGGAGCACGTGCGGCATGATGTGCCGGAAGACGATGCGGAGGTCGCTCGCCCCGGCGACTCTTGCCGACTCGACGTACGCCCGCGTCCGCAGCGAGAGCGTCTCGCCGCGGATGACGATGCAGTTGTTGAGCCACGAGGTGACGGCGATGCCGATGATGATGTTCGTCGTCGTCTGCCCGCGAATCGCCACGAGGACGATGAGAAGCGGCAGGAACGGCAGGCCGTACATCACGTCGACGAAACGCTGGATGGTCTCGTCTATCCACGTGTCGCCGTAGAACCCGCTGATGAGGCCGAGCGGGACGCCGACGAGACTAGAGAGCAACCCGGCTGCGAGACCGATGTACATTGCCGTCGACGCCGAGTACACCAGCAGTGTCGCGATATCGCGGCCGTAGGAGTCGGTTCCGAGGGGTGCGAAGAACGGATCGCCGAACGCGGGGGGGTGCGGCAGCGATCGGACCTGTTCGCCGGTCAGTCGGGCGTTCTCGTAGCCGATGTATGCAACCCAGTCGGGCGTGTGCGGCGCGAACCAACTGGGAACGACGGCCCACAGCGAGAACATCGTCAGGATGACGAGTCCGATGACGCCCATCCGGTGTTCGGTGAACCGGTCCCAGCCGCGGCGGATGCGCTCGATGCGGGGCGCCCACTGCTTTCGGTACGATTCGAGTCCGGTCGTGGATTCTCCTTCGGTTGCCATCTAGTTCTCCTCCCCGAACTTGATTCGCGGGTCGAGGTACGTGTACGCGATGTCGGTGATGAGACGCATGACGACGACGAGGACGGCGAGCATGAAGAACGCCGCCTGCGTCACCGGGTAGTCGTTGTTCAGCACCGCCTCGACGAGCACTTGTCCCATTCCCGGCCACGTGAAGACGGCTTCCGTGATGACCGCGCCGTCGATGAGGAAGGCCAGTCCGACGATTGCGCCGGTCGCGACGGGAATGAGCGCGTTCCGCGCCGCGTGTTTGATCATCACCGTTCGTTCGTCGAGTCCTTTCGCGCGGGCCAAGAAGACGTAGCCCTCGTCGACGACGTTGTTCATCGACGGGCGCATGATGAGCATCGCACCGACCCAGCCGATACACGAGAGGCTGACGAGCGGGAGCGTGATGTGGACGAGCACGTCGGCCATCACGGTGAACGCGTTCCACTCGAATTCGGGGAACTGCGTCAGCATGTAGGCGCTCGGGAGCAGTTCCATCTCGTAGTCGAAGAACCAGATAAATAGCCACGCCAGCCAGAACGCGGGCATTGAGTAGACCATCAGCGAGGTGCTGAAGATAGCCTTGTCCTTCTGGGTGCCGCGCCACCAGCCGAGATACATCCCGACGAGCGGCCCGACGAGATACGCGACGATGTAGCTCGCACCGAAGAGGATGAGCGTCCGTGGCATCCGCCGGAGGATGAGGTCCCAGACGGGCACGTTCCACGTCGGCGACCGGCCGAAGTTACCCGTCTGGTAGTTGATCATGAAGTTGAGATACTGTTTCCACAGCGGTTCGTTGAGTCCCCAGACCTCCTGGATACGCTCGACCTGCTCTCTGGTCATCTCCGGGGAGATCATGCTGTCGATGAACGTCCCGGGAGCGCTGCGGATGAGCGCGAACAGCAGGGTCATGATGAGCAGGAGGGTCAGGTAGGAGACCACGAGCCGCTTTGCGAGGTACTTTCCACTGATTCTGGTCATTGTTTCGAAGTCACGGGTTTTTGTACGCGTACTGTTTGCGTTTCTGTCGCACGATTGGGGAGCGTCGTTATGAATGTGTTGGATTACTACGTTTTCTCGGAAAGAAAAGGTCGAAGAACCGGCTATAGAGGCGGCTAGAGGGGGAAAAAGAAAGTCGACGGCGTCGGCCGTCGGCGTTAGTTGTCCGTCTGGTGGATCTGCATGATGTTCGTCCCGAGGTAGCCGTCGCCGGGGCCCGGGATGTTGCCGACGAAGCCGGTCCAGTCGGCGGAGTTGACGGGCCACTGCACCTTCGCGTAGGAGAGGACCATTGTCGGGAAGTCGAGGTAGATCTGCTCGACCGCCTGCTTGGCGAGGTCGTTTCGGGTCTCGGTGTCCATCTCGGTGCGGCACTGCGTGATGAGGTCGTTGGCTGTCGCGTCGTCGAAGAGGCCGTAGCCCATCGGGTTGTTGAGCAGCGTGTCCGTGTTCTCGTCGCTGTGGTCGTCGGCGTTGGCGCCGTGGAAAAGGCTGTAGAGCGAACTCGCGCCGAACGGCGAGAGGCTGCTCCACGACATCGGGAAGATGTCGAAGTCCTCGTCGGCGTAGACGCTGTTGAGCATCGTGTTGAACGTCATCACCTTCCGCTCGATGGGGATGCCGATCGAGCGGAGGTTGCCGACGTAGCGCTCGACCATCTGGGCCGTCTTCGGCGAGTCCTTCGCCGGGTAGACGAGCATCTGGAGCGGTCCGTCGTTGATGTCGGTGATGGTCTCGCCGTTGACGCGAATCTCCTGGTCGACGTCGGCGTCCTGCAGCACGCTCGACTGAACGTCGCCGAAGCTGTAGTCGTGTTTCGCCTCGCTCTGCCCCGCGCTCACGTCGGTGAGGCTGCCGGGGTAGTCGATGCCGATGAACGTACCACTCTCGCCGGTGATGACCTGGCCGTCGGTGAGGAACTGACGGATGCCCTCGACGTCGACTTCGGAACTGGTCGCGTCGACGCCGCGGAAGGTGAACGCCTGCGTCGCCGGGCCGGTGAGGAGTTCGCCGTCGCCACCAGCGTCAGGGCGTACCGCCGAGTAACCGGGCGGCATCACGAAGTCGCCCTCCTGTTCGTAGCCGCGGTTGAGCTCCTGCGTCCAGTAGATGTCGTCGTACGCGAAGCCGAGCACCTGCCGGAACGCGAGGTCGTCGAGCGGCGTCCGACGGAGGTTGAACGAGTAGTGACCGTAGCCGGTGTCGTAGCCGGTGACGATGGATTTCCCGTCGGCGTCCTCAACCTGCTGGACCTTCGCGGTGTCAATCTGCTCGTACACCGTGTCGACGTCGCCGTTGAAGAACGCCTGCGTGAGCGCCGACTGGCTGCCGTAGATTTTGAACCGGACGGAGTCGATGAACGGGCCGCCGGCCAGCAGATTCTCGTGGTCCTTTTTCCACTGGAGGTTCTCCAGCGGTGCCTCGTCGCGGAACGTCACCTCGATCGCGGTGTCCGGGCTGTACGTCGTGACTTCGCCCGGCCCCGCGCCGATGGGACCGCCGTTCTCTTCGGGCTGGTAGGCCTGGTAGTCGTCGACCTCCTCCCAGATGTGCTTCGGCAGCAGCGGAACCTGCAACTGCGTGGAGTCGTAGGTGCCGATGGCCTGCGTGAGCTTCATGTGGACGTCCCAGTCGTTGTCGGCCTCCTCGACCGACTCGATGGGGTCGACCGTCGAGACGTAGCGCCCCGGCTTCTTCTCCATCAGGTAGTTGTAGGTGAAGATGACGTCCTCGACGGTCAGCTCCTCGCCGTCGCTGAAGGTGAGCCCCTCGCGGACGTTGAAGTAGACGTCGGGTTTCGGCTCCTCACCACCGGTGTTCTCGACGGTCCACTCAGTGTAGGCGCTCGGCTGAACCTCGAAGTTGACGGGGTCGATCGTCGTACCCCAGCAGTAGACGAAGTCGAGGGTCGATCGTCGTACCCCAGCAGTAGACGAAGTCGAGGATACTCCACGAGTACGCGGAAGAGGTCGAAAGCGGGTTGATCCCTTTCGGCTGCTGGTCCATCCCGACGGTGAACGTCCCGCCGCGGGTGATCTCGTTCGGATCTGTCGTATTCTGCTGGGGCGTATCCTCGGTATCCTCGGTCCCGTTTCCGTCCCCGTCGTTCCCGGCGTTTCCGCCGTCGCTGCACCCGGCGAGTGTGAGGGCAACGGCGCCTGCACCGGAGGCTTTCAGGAACCGCCGGCGGCTATCGTTCATCGAATCGTCAGACATGCAGCACCACGTTGACTCATACCATACTTATATTTGATGGTATTCTCACCGAGCTTCAGTTTACAGTTCGTTCTCATTTAACGAGAGATATTCATCTAACACTGACAGTTCAACGGCCCCGAAGCATGGAGTTGCCTTCGAGGAAGAAGTACATGCTCATCACGACGGCCGACCCGGACATCGCGAGGTAGATGTCACCGGGAACCTGCGTCGGTTCCGTTCGCGACAGCGCCATGCCCAACAGGCCCCAGAACGCCGACAGCGCGAACCCGCCGCCGAGCAGAAAGAACGACTCCACCTCCCGCCCGCGGCGATAGTAAATCATGCCTGCGAGGAGGGTGAGACCAGCGAGAATCGCCAAGACACTTCGAGTATCGAGCATGTCGGTTCCGTACGACCGCGCATATATAAGACCACCGTGCTCGCGCACGTGTCGTTTATTAGCATCCTGTTGGCTGTTTGAGCCGGCATCCACCCAGTATCCGTACCGTCGCCGCTGTCGGTCGGCCTACCGTCTATTCGGGACGTTTCCGATCTCTCCTGGAGAGTCGTTTCGCCCCATCGCTTTTGCGCGTCAGGCACGTAGCTTCGAACGATGGTATCCGCACTGTTCATCGTCAGCGAGGAGGGGTACTGGGCCGAGGAGTGTACCGAACCGCTCACCACGCTCTCGGACGCGGGCGTCGACGTCACCGTCGCCACGCCGAGCGGGTCGCCGCCGGTGGTCGACGAGCGCTCCGTCGACCCGGAGACGGTCGGCGAGGAGACGGCCGAACGCGCCCGAGAGATTCACGAGAACGACGAGCGACTCAACGACCCCGAACCCATCGCGGCCGTGTCGGCGTCGGAGTACGACGTCGTCGTCTTCCCCGGCGGTCACGGCACCGAGTGGGACATCAACCAGGACCGTCACGCGCGACGGCTCCTGCGCGACGCCGTCGCGGGCGACGACGGAAAGGCGCTCGTCGTCTGTCACGCCGTCGGTATCCTCGGCTTCACGCACACCGAGGAGGGGAAGTACGTCGTCAACGAGCGCGACGTGACCGGCTTCCCCAACGAGTGGGAAGAGGAGATCGTCGACGAGCACGACCGGATGCCCGACGGTCGGAAGCTTCCCTACTGGGTCGAAGACGAGGTGAAGGCGGCAGGCGCGAACTGGGACGCCGAACTCGACGCCGACACGAGTGTCACCGTCGACGGCGACCTCATCACCGCCCGCGGTCCTGAGTCCTCGCACACGGCGGCGACGACGCTGCTCGACGAGTTGGGTGTCGAAGCGAAGAGCGCCTAAAAGGCGAAAACGACGCAGCGATCGAGACCCGCCGTCGTCACTCGATTTTGAAGACGGCTTCCTCGATGCTCTCGCTGCGACAGTCGGGACACCGCGAGGGGTAGTTCACCGGGTCGTCGTAGTTCGAGAAGCCGCAGTTGCGGCACTCCGGCGGCGCGACGAGGAACTGCTCGTCCGTGCCGTCGAGCGACTGCGCGACGTGTCGAAGGTGGTCGTAGACGACCGATCGGGGAGCGTCGACCGTCGCCGAGAGACCGCTCGCGGTCGACGGTTCCGCTCTGAGCACGTCGGCGATTCGCTGACGCGTCGTCTCCGTCTCGTCCATAGCACCGAGTACGAGCGAGCGGCCAAATTCTTTTGCTTCGTTCGCTTCTTCCCCACTTTGAGCAAAACAGTCATGACGCCTGCCATTGTTGGGACGTGTATGAAAGCAGTCGTCCTTGCCGGAGGCTACGCCACGCGTCTTTGGCCGATTACCAAGC
This genomic stretch from Haloprofundus salilacus harbors:
- a CDS encoding ABC transporter ATP-binding protein, with product MERDRNAESLVEIENVHKWFDMSRGIVDTILGREPQPVRAVEGVNLSIEKGDILGIAGESGCGKTTLGKLLVKLYEPTEGEIHFDGTDISNMTREEEREFRQRVQMIFQDPFESLNPRMTVFDAIAEPLQINGMADSYDDRRERVKTVLNDVGLGPAEVYLDAFPDELSGGERQRVAIARALVVDPDFVVADEPVSMLDVSIRAGVLNLMKELQDKYDLTYVFISHDLSLIRYMCDRTAIMYLGNVIEHGPTDDLIEDPKHPYTEALFDAVPDVEIAEERRRANATGEVPSPRNPPSGCRYHPRCAHIIPPDDWQGSQDAFRRAFQYKIRLRRDDFEHEEFDADDDAVERMLSQGLALDVPEEYRHPSEVRSTGIGVDVAEINLPRETESSLRAATRAYLGGDREGALAELEALTTVCEREVPLPRPLDEQQVACHLYEGGSDAERTPASPHAE
- a CDS encoding type 1 glutamine amidotransferase domain-containing protein; its protein translation is MVSALFIVSEEGYWAEECTEPLTTLSDAGVDVTVATPSGSPPVVDERSVDPETVGEETAERAREIHENDERLNDPEPIAAVSASEYDVVVFPGGHGTEWDINQDRHARRLLRDAVAGDDGKALVVCHAVGILGFTHTEEGKYVVNERDVTGFPNEWEEEIVDEHDRMPDGRKLPYWVEDEVKAAGANWDAELDADTSVTVDGDLITARGPESSHTAATTLLDELGVEAKSA
- a CDS encoding ABC transporter permease, whose protein sequence is MATEGESTTGLESYRKQWAPRIERIRRGWDRFTEHRMGVIGLVILTMFSLWAVVPSWFAPHTPDWVAYIGYENARLTGEQVRSLPHPPAFGDPFFAPLGTDSYGRDIATLLVYSASTAMYIGLAAGLLSSLVGVPLGLISGFYGDTWIDETIQRFVDVMYGLPFLPLLIVLVAIRGQTTTNIIIGIAVTSWLNNCIVIRGETLSLRTRAYVESARVAGASDLRIVFRHIMPHVLPLSFVYLAQDAAAAILTQAALAYLGLADFASLSWGIMLESIKSQGYIFTAWWWLIPPGLAIMLLATAFYFIGFSMEDVTNPQR
- a CDS encoding transcriptional regulator, with amino-acid sequence MDETETTRQRIADVLRAEPSTASGLSATVDAPRSVVYDHLRHVAQSLDGTDEQFLVAPPECRNCGFSNYDDPVNYPSRCPDCRSESIEEAVFKIE
- a CDS encoding twin-arginine translocation signal domain-containing protein yields the protein MSDDSMNDSRRRFLKASGAGAVALTLAGCSDGGNAGNDGDGNGTEDTEDTPQQNTTDPNEITRGGTFTVGMDQQPKGINPLSTSSAYSWSILDFVYCWGTTIDPRLRLLLGYDDRPRQLRGSAERLH
- a CDS encoding ABC transporter substrate-binding protein; protein product: MDPVNFEVQPSAYTEWTVENTGGEEPKPDVYFNVREGLTFSDGEELTVEDVIFTYNYLMEKKPGRYVSTVDPIESVEEADNDWDVHMKLTQAIGTYDSTQLQVPLLPKHIWEEVDDYQAYQPEENGGPIGAGPGEVTTYSPDTAIEVTFRDEAPLENLQWKKDHENLLAGGPFIDSVRFKIYGSQSALTQAFFNGDVDTVYEQIDTAKVQQVEDADGKSIVTGYDTGYGHYSFNLRRTPLDDLAFRQVLGFAYDDIYWTQELNRGYEQEGDFVMPPGYSAVRPDAGGDGELLTGPATQAFTFRGVDATSSEVDVEGIRQFLTDGQVITGESGTFIGIDYPGSLTDVSAGQSEAKHDYSFGDVQSSVLQDADVDQEIRVNGETITDINDGPLQMLVYPAKDSPKTAQMVERYVGNLRSIGIPIERKVMTFNTMLNSVYADEDFDIFPMSWSSLSPFGASSLYSLFHGANADDHSDENTDTLLNNPMGYGLFDDATANDLITQCRTEMDTETRNDLAKQAVEQIYLDFPTMVLSYAKVQWPVNSADWTGFVGNIPGPGDGYLGTNIMQIHQTDN
- a CDS encoding ABC transporter ATP-binding protein: MTLLEVNDLSIRYAVEDADVHAVDGASFTVDAGETYGLVGESGCGKTTLAKSLLHLLDSNGYIESGEVWFDGTLPQWEDGNGNPRREIIDDERYPVRADGMTDLAQLNDSQIRDIRWREVALIPQSAMNALNPVYKVGDQIVEAILRHEPRTTKAEADERARDLLERVGIDPERADDYAHEFSGGMKQRAVIAMAMACNPSLLIADEPTTALDVIIQDRILEELEMIQEEFGVSILVISHDISVMAEICDRMAVMYGGKIMERGTRDDIFRETANPYTLGLKNSFPTITQKQQQLVSIPGSPPHLRDPDPGCRFRKRCPFAVDDCERSHPPMYDVAAVEETGRLQEAMDDRRHGSACYRSDELDEIRTKAIKEETWKETATQSR
- a CDS encoding ABC transporter permease, with protein sequence MTRISGKYLAKRLVVSYLTLLLIMTLLFALIRSAPGTFIDSMISPEMTREQVERIQEVWGLNEPLWKQYLNFMINYQTGNFGRSPTWNVPVWDLILRRMPRTLILFGASYIVAYLVGPLVGMYLGWWRGTQKDKAIFSTSLMVYSMPAFWLAWLFIWFFDYEMELLPSAYMLTQFPEFEWNAFTVMADVLVHITLPLVSLSCIGWVGAMLIMRPSMNNVVDEGYVFLARAKGLDERTVMIKHAARNALIPVATGAIVGLAFLIDGAVITEAVFTWPGMGQVLVEAVLNNDYPVTQAAFFMLAVLVVVMRLITDIAYTYLDPRIKFGEEN